The genomic DNA GTTatgaaaaaattgatttaaatttaaaaagattaaaatggcaGTTGAAATATTCCTGGAGGGGAAGACggattaaagaaaataaatgtggTAGTCTTGAGTCCCGAATGATTTTCGCCGGAAGTTGATGCAAGAATAACGTCATCCAAATGATTTTTGCAGTCAGCGGATAGTCAGCGGTGAAGAAGCACTCTTCTGCGCATGTCGACACGTCagatatccaagatggcgctcacATTTTACAGTTTACTTGAGGCTTGCCTTTTAGTATTGAATGCTGTCGCCGTTCTTCACGAGGAACGTTTTCTAGCAAAAGGTATGTTTAACAAGGTTTGGGTATCCAGTGATCTTATATAAAAATCCGATCGGCGTATTACCTGCGAGTAAAGGCGCTATCATTTGTTGACATTTCCCGGCGGTGCATGGCTCTTAAAAGGTTTAAATGCACTTGTCGATCGCGAATGCACTTAAAATACAGCTTATAGTCACGCCAAACTAGGcgtcttttttttaatgtggaaCCTCGCTATAAACCACCTAAAagacacaataattattttttgctcGTGCACCGAATGGTAAGTTGCAGTATGTCAGTTtcgcatttacatgtacatttccctcagccttttcttccttttcctaTGCATCAGCTCTCCAGGGGGTCATGCCATAGATATTTATCTTTGCTATTCTCGTATCCTAACCGTTTGCGTCACTGATATCATGCCATCAGGGAATGAACTGCTTAGTCGGGTTGCTGAAAGGAGAACATCTGTCTGCAACCTTTCCCCTACCAAGGATGGCATAAATCCATACCCTCAAATTTCGGCTGCCTTCTTTGATAAACATGAAAATCTGAAACATTACACCTTAGCATTTTCATCCACATATGATATGAGGGGGTAGgggaagggtgggggggggggggggaagaggtTCACAGCGGAAGAAATTGTTAGAATCATTCTTGTAATAGACTTCCAGCTTGTAACTGTCAGGAACTGTCAACACTGCACAGCCATTACtgatatatttttgtttgtctCTAGTGGGTTGGGGAACTGACCAGCTATCAGGATTCGGTGAAGAAAGAGGAACAAAGCATCAAATTATTAATCTCATACACTCAATAAGAACTGTAATGAGAAGTAAGTGTTACACTGTATGTAAAGAAGACTTAGAACAGAAATAACCTGTGCATGTCATGTGATGGAGACTTGATTATCTTATCACATTCATGAACAGTAGAAGCccatttaaccctttaagccccgaggggttccccattggcgagtaaaatcgtctggcattagacagagtaaaatcgtctggcgttagacagagtaaaatcgtctggcgttagacagagtaaaatctgtaagtgccatttggcactattggggctgaaagggttaaccctttaagccccgaggggttccccattgacgagtaaaatcgtctggcgttagacagagtaaaatctataagtgccatttggcactatcggggctgaaagggttaaagaagCCTGCCAACTAGCAGTTTTGAGCTGTTAATGTCAAATTGAGACACGAGCCTTTGATTGATAGACTGGGATTTGAAAATCACTCCGTCACTGATTAGTTGCCGTTTACACGGTAATCAAAGTTATTGCATAGCCCGCACCTTCCTATTACCTGCAGTGGTCCTTATTTAATACAAAATTAACAGATTACCCATGGGTAATCGGCTAGAAATTACAGTAGCAAGAAATTAGAACTTCTCTGAGAATTACTCTGTTTCTTGTTACAATGTACTTATGTTGAAAAAACTGATTTACAAAaaggaataattattttgtttgggTTAAGTGAACTTCATCAGCCACAAAAAATATTGAATATGAAGAAGGATTTTATCAGTTTCATTTATGTCCCAAAGGGACTGAAATATTCCATTTCTTTAATGTTTATAGGCCACtttgaaaaataccataatactctttgtttgccctccaaaagttttgcataaatttctcttgggactttcAATGGTCCAAAGAGGAAATAAAGCAATGCTTATACAAAATTTTGGATGGCAAAAGAGTATTAAGGATggtacctactaattcaa from Montipora capricornis isolate CH-2021 chromosome 2, ASM3666992v2, whole genome shotgun sequence includes the following:
- the LOC138039271 gene encoding immediate early response 3-interacting protein 1-like, with product MSTRQISKMALTFYSLLEACLLVLNAVAVLHEERFLAKVGWGTDQLSGFGEERGTKHQIINLIHSIRTVMRIPLILLNSVTILLLLLMG